A window of Streptomyces sp. SAI-127 contains these coding sequences:
- a CDS encoding HAD-IB family hydrolase, producing MAALGWLTPRRRSATARSVLAGEASAEAARKSSQEVEETAGTEPESQFPVLGDDKAAAFFDLDNTVMQGAALFHFGRGLYKRKFFETRDLARFAWQQAWFRLAGVEDPEHMQEARDSALSIVKGHRVAELQSIGEEIYDEYMAERIWPGTRALAQAHLDAGQKVWLVTAAPVEIAQVIARRLGLTGALGTVAESVDGVYTGKLVGEPLHGPAKAEAVRALAAAEGLDLSRCAAYSDSHNDIPMLSLVGHPYAINPDTKLRKHARQLDWRLRDYRTGRKAAKVGIPAAAGVGAVAGGTAAAIALHKRRR from the coding sequence ATGGCCGCTCTCGGATGGCTCACTCCCCGTAGGCGCTCCGCCACGGCGCGGAGCGTGTTGGCAGGCGAGGCCTCGGCGGAGGCTGCGCGCAAGTCCTCCCAGGAGGTCGAGGAGACCGCTGGTACGGAACCGGAGTCACAGTTCCCGGTCCTGGGCGACGACAAGGCCGCCGCCTTCTTCGACCTGGACAACACGGTGATGCAGGGCGCCGCCCTCTTCCACTTCGGCCGTGGCCTGTACAAACGGAAGTTCTTCGAGACCCGCGACCTCGCGAGGTTCGCCTGGCAGCAGGCATGGTTCCGCCTCGCCGGCGTCGAGGACCCGGAACACATGCAGGAGGCCCGGGACTCGGCGCTGTCCATCGTGAAGGGCCATCGCGTCGCCGAGCTCCAGTCGATCGGCGAGGAGATCTACGACGAGTACATGGCCGAGCGCATCTGGCCGGGCACGCGTGCGTTGGCACAGGCGCACCTGGACGCGGGCCAGAAGGTGTGGTTGGTCACAGCGGCCCCGGTGGAGATCGCCCAGGTGATCGCCCGCCGCCTCGGCCTCACCGGCGCCCTCGGCACCGTGGCGGAGTCGGTGGACGGCGTCTACACGGGCAAGCTCGTGGGTGAACCCCTGCACGGCCCCGCGAAGGCGGAGGCGGTCCGGGCCCTGGCAGCGGCGGAGGGCCTCGACCTGTCCCGCTGCGCGGCGTACAGCGACAGCCACAACGACATCCCGATGCTCTCGCTGGTCGGCCACCCCTACGCGATCAACCCGGACACCAAGCTCCGCAAGCACGCCCGGCAACTGGACTGGCGTCTGCGCGACTACCGCACGGGCCGCAAGGCGGCGAAGGTCGGCATCCCGGCGGCGGCCGGCGTGGGAGCGGTGGCAGGCGGTACGGCGGCGGCGATCGCCCTGCACAAACGCCGCCGGTAG
- a CDS encoding ECF subfamily RNA polymerase sigma factor, BldN family, which yields MYPHVGVDASGLATLRATVQDLLRGFVPTAYAVPALAAAAAPIGPCYALADGSAAVGRRGRSTGAAPARRPAADSDSARMMDLVERAQAGEADAFGRLYDQYSDTVYRYIYYRVGGKATAEDLTSETFLRALRRIGTFTWQGRDFGAWLVTIARNLVADHFKSSRFRLEVTTGEMLDANEVERSPEDSVLESLSNAALLDAVRRLNPQQQECVTLRFLQGLSVAETARVMGKNEGAIKTLQYRAVRTLARLLPDDVR from the coding sequence GTGTACCCACACGTCGGGGTTGACGCCTCGGGCCTGGCTACGCTGCGCGCAACGGTCCAAGACCTGTTGCGCGGCTTCGTCCCCACCGCGTACGCCGTCCCCGCCCTCGCCGCAGCCGCGGCACCGATCGGCCCGTGCTATGCACTGGCCGACGGTTCCGCGGCCGTCGGCAGACGAGGGCGTTCGACCGGCGCCGCCCCCGCCCGCCGTCCGGCTGCGGACAGCGACAGCGCCCGCATGATGGACCTGGTCGAACGCGCCCAGGCCGGCGAGGCCGACGCCTTCGGCCGCCTGTACGACCAGTACAGCGACACGGTGTACCGGTACATCTATTACCGGGTAGGAGGTAAGGCCACCGCCGAGGACCTGACGAGCGAGACATTCCTGCGCGCGCTCAGAAGAATCGGCACGTTCACCTGGCAGGGCCGCGACTTCGGCGCCTGGCTCGTCACCATCGCGCGCAACCTCGTCGCCGACCACTTCAAGTCGAGCCGGTTCCGTCTCGAGGTCACCACCGGCGAGATGCTCGACGCCAACGAGGTCGAGCGCTCTCCCGAGGACTCCGTCCTGGAGTCGCTCTCCAACGCCGCGCTGCTGGACGCCGTCCGCCGGCTCAACCCGCAGCAGCAGGAGTGCGTGACCCTCCGTTTCCTCCAGGGCCTCTCCGTCGCCGAGACCGCCCGGGTGATGGGCAAGAACGAAGGCGCCATCAAGACCCTCCAGTACCGGGCCGTACGCACCCTGGCCCGCCTTCTCCCGGACGACGTCCGCTGA
- a CDS encoding DUF5667 domain-containing protein translates to MIANVSAHRRANAFAQALEEQSDRDPAAEQSEGHQPAAGEHTGQDRLLTLAECLGELPRPELDPEVKVVQRAQLVAAMEAMLLEGDGVETAVPEQRSHRAGAAHRASPLGKLRPRSRLTKGLAAGGLSVGVAAGAFGGVAAASSDALPGDSLYGLKRGIEDFKLSYLSDGDDERGVAYLDQASTRLSEARRLMERGRGGHLDHESLSEIRRALSGMQHDAAEGHRLLHEAYDRDPKSLGPIQALSSFSRSHREAWGALRERLPVQLGDVSSQVSSVFDAIDEEVAPLQSLLPEPPARGGDPGQRQRSGTASSDTSTGSGRSTAPGTGGGSEHSGGSSPSKSATSSGEDDGLLGGNTGGLLDPPKATGTATPTSPAPSSDPDVTLPPLLPGLLPGLGIDGENTN, encoded by the coding sequence GTGATCGCGAACGTATCGGCGCACCGGCGGGCGAACGCCTTCGCCCAGGCCCTGGAGGAGCAGTCCGACCGGGACCCGGCGGCCGAGCAGTCCGAAGGACACCAGCCGGCCGCTGGGGAACACACCGGTCAGGACCGCCTGTTGACCCTCGCGGAGTGTCTTGGCGAGCTGCCCAGGCCTGAGCTGGACCCCGAGGTCAAGGTCGTCCAGCGCGCCCAGCTGGTGGCCGCGATGGAGGCCATGCTGCTGGAGGGCGACGGGGTGGAAACCGCGGTCCCCGAGCAGCGCTCCCATCGGGCGGGCGCCGCCCACCGGGCGAGTCCGCTCGGGAAACTGCGACCGCGTTCCCGGCTCACCAAGGGCCTGGCCGCGGGCGGCCTGAGCGTCGGAGTCGCCGCCGGAGCCTTCGGCGGAGTGGCCGCGGCCAGCTCGGACGCCCTGCCCGGGGACTCGCTGTACGGCCTCAAGCGCGGCATCGAGGACTTCAAGCTCAGCTACCTGTCCGACGGTGACGACGAGCGCGGTGTCGCCTACCTCGACCAGGCCTCCACCCGGCTGAGCGAGGCCCGCCGCCTGATGGAGCGCGGCCGGGGCGGTCACCTCGACCACGAGTCCCTGAGCGAGATCCGCCGCGCCCTGTCCGGCATGCAGCACGACGCCGCCGAAGGCCACCGCCTGCTGCACGAGGCGTACGACCGCGACCCGAAGTCCCTGGGCCCCATCCAGGCCCTCTCCAGCTTCTCGCGCTCGCACCGCGAGGCCTGGGGTGCGCTCCGCGAGCGGCTGCCCGTGCAGCTCGGCGACGTCAGCAGCCAGGTGTCCTCGGTCTTCGACGCCATAGACGAAGAGGTCGCCCCGCTGCAGTCCCTCCTGCCCGAACCCCCTGCCCGGGGCGGTGACCCGGGACAGCGGCAGCGCTCCGGGACGGCGTCCTCGGACACCTCGACCGGTTCCGGCCGGTCCACGGCTCCGGGCACCGGCGGCGGCTCCGAGCACAGCGGCGGCAGCAGCCCCAGCAAGTCGGCCACGTCCTCTGGCGAGGACGACGGCCTGCTCGGCGGCAACACCGGCGGCCTGCTCGACCCACCGAAGGCCACCGGCACCGCCACCCCGACCTCCCCCGCCCCGTCGTCCGACCCGGACGTCACCCTCCCGCCCCTCCTCCCGGGCCTCCTGCCCGGCCTGGGAATCGACGGCGAGAACACGAACTAA
- a CDS encoding lysophospholipid acyltransferase family protein, producing MADAKVIPFDDDRSRAGAVQRPARRRSAGSRRKGSEPSLVREVQPLPSRASAQDDVPVTREEEPPQQANDEGGLERRIAGGLSFLRRRLTGDYEVDDFGYDEELTDQVLMSLLRPVYEKYFRVEVKGVENIPAEGGALIVANHSGTLPLDGLMMQVAVHDQHPANRHLRLLAADLVFMLPVVNELARKAGHTLACAEDAERLLGRGELVGVMPEGFKGIGKPFSERYKLQRFGRGGFVSTALRQRTPIIPCSIVGAEEIYPMIGNAKTLARLLGFPYFPLTPTFPWLGPLGAVPLPTKWTIQFGEPILTDGYPPEAAEDPMLMFNLTDQVREQIQHTLYKLLVQRRSVFF from the coding sequence ATGGCGGACGCCAAGGTCATTCCGTTCGACGACGACCGGTCCCGCGCAGGCGCCGTACAGCGGCCGGCGCGGCGCCGTAGTGCGGGGAGTCGGCGCAAGGGCTCCGAGCCCTCGCTGGTCCGTGAGGTCCAGCCCCTGCCCAGCAGGGCCTCCGCGCAGGATGATGTTCCTGTGACGCGTGAGGAAGAGCCGCCGCAGCAGGCGAACGACGAAGGCGGCCTTGAGCGGCGGATCGCTGGAGGCCTCAGCTTCCTGCGCCGCCGGCTCACCGGGGACTACGAGGTCGATGACTTCGGCTACGACGAGGAACTCACCGACCAGGTCCTGATGTCCCTGCTGCGGCCGGTGTACGAGAAGTACTTCCGGGTCGAGGTGAAGGGCGTCGAGAACATCCCGGCGGAGGGCGGCGCGCTGATCGTCGCCAACCACTCCGGGACGCTGCCGCTGGACGGCCTGATGATGCAGGTCGCCGTGCACGACCAGCACCCCGCGAACCGGCATCTGCGGCTGTTGGCGGCGGACCTGGTGTTCATGCTGCCGGTGGTCAACGAACTCGCCCGCAAGGCCGGTCACACCCTCGCCTGCGCGGAGGACGCCGAGCGGCTCCTGGGGCGCGGTGAACTGGTCGGTGTGATGCCGGAGGGCTTCAAGGGCATCGGCAAGCCGTTCAGCGAGCGCTACAAGCTCCAGCGCTTCGGCCGGGGCGGGTTCGTCTCCACGGCCCTGCGTCAGCGCACCCCGATCATTCCGTGCTCGATCGTGGGCGCGGAGGAGATCTACCCGATGATCGGCAATGCGAAGACGCTGGCTCGTCTGCTGGGGTTCCCGTACTTCCCGTTGACGCCGACCTTCCCGTGGCTGGGTCCGCTGGGCGCGGTTCCGCTGCCGACGAAGTGGACGATTCAGTTCGGTGAGCCGATCCTGACGGACGGCTATCCGCCGGAGGCGGCGGAGGATCCGATGCTGATGTTCAACTTGACCGACCAGGTCAGGGAGCAGATCCAGCACACGCTGTACAAGTTGCTGGTGCAGCGGCGGTCGGTGTTCTTCTGA
- a CDS encoding NAD-dependent epimerase/dehydratase family protein yields the protein MGKVVLVTGVARQLGGRFVRRIQRDPQVDRVIAVDAVTPEHHLGGADFVQADIRQPGIARVLAETAADTVVHLDVTAMALGSGSRTTVKETNVIGTMQLLGACQKSPNVKRLVVKSSTNVYGSAPRDPAVFTETTPPKSLPSGGFAKDTVEVEGYVRGFARRRPDVAVCVLRFANILGPTADTPLASYFTLPVLPTVFGYDPRLQFVHEDDVIEVLRIASHEPERGTLNSGTFNIAGDGVLLLSQCSRRLGRPTVPLLLPAVTWAGSLVRTLGMTDFSPEQIRLLTHGRVVSTVQMRETLGFRPKYTTAETFAEFARSQGPGLLPPEALAGAVDRIAALPLAGGGHPPTQSAN from the coding sequence TTGGGAAAGGTCGTGCTCGTGACCGGAGTGGCCCGACAGCTGGGGGGCCGGTTCGTGCGACGCATCCAGCGTGACCCGCAGGTGGACCGGGTGATCGCCGTGGACGCGGTGACGCCGGAGCACCATCTGGGCGGCGCCGACTTCGTCCAGGCGGACATCAGGCAGCCCGGCATCGCGCGGGTACTGGCCGAGACGGCCGCCGACACCGTCGTACACCTGGATGTGACGGCGATGGCGCTCGGCAGCGGGAGCCGGACCACGGTCAAGGAGACCAACGTCATCGGCACCATGCAGCTGCTCGGGGCCTGTCAGAAGTCGCCGAACGTCAAGCGGCTCGTGGTGAAGTCCAGTACGAACGTGTACGGATCGGCGCCGCGTGATCCCGCCGTGTTCACGGAGACCACGCCGCCCAAGTCCCTGCCCTCGGGCGGCTTCGCCAAGGACACTGTCGAGGTCGAGGGGTATGTGCGGGGCTTCGCGCGGCGGCGGCCGGACGTGGCCGTGTGCGTGCTGAGGTTCGCCAACATCCTGGGGCCGACTGCGGACACCCCGCTCGCCTCGTACTTCACGCTGCCGGTGCTGCCGACCGTGTTCGGGTACGACCCCCGGTTGCAGTTCGTGCACGAGGACGATGTGATCGAGGTGCTCAGGATCGCCTCGCACGAACCCGAGCGGGGCACGCTCAACAGCGGCACCTTCAACATCGCGGGCGACGGGGTCCTGTTGCTGTCGCAGTGTTCCCGGCGGCTCGGCAGGCCCACTGTGCCCCTGCTGCTGCCCGCCGTCACCTGGGCCGGGTCGCTGGTGCGGACGCTCGGCATGACGGACTTCTCGCCCGAGCAGATCCGGCTGCTCACCCACGGCCGGGTCGTGTCGACGGTCCAGATGCGTGAGACGCTCGGATTCCGGCCGAAGTACACGACGGCGGAGACCTTCGCGGAGTTCGCGCGCAGCCAGGGACCCGGGCTGCTGCCGCCGGAGGCCCTCGCGGGGGCCGTCGACAGGATCGCCGCGCTGCCCCTCGCGGGCGGCGGCCACCCCCCGACGCAGAGCGCCAACTGA
- a CDS encoding AURKAIP1/COX24 domain-containing protein, producing MGSVIKKRRKRMAKKKHRKLLKRTRVQRRNKK from the coding sequence GTGGGCTCTGTTATCAAGAAGCGGCGCAAGCGGATGGCCAAGAAGAAGCACCGCAAGCTGCTCAAGCGCACGCGCGTTCAGCGTCGCAACAAGAAGTAG
- a CDS encoding helix-turn-helix domain-containing protein: protein MAAEQRPLSEVQFLTVAEVASVMRVSKMTVYRLVHSGHLPAIRVGRSFRVPENAVHEYLRESYVGVETA, encoded by the coding sequence ATGGCTGCTGAACAGAGGCCTCTGAGCGAGGTTCAGTTCCTTACCGTGGCGGAAGTCGCCTCGGTGATGCGAGTGTCGAAGATGACCGTGTACCGGCTGGTGCACAGCGGTCATCTGCCCGCGATCAGGGTGGGGCGGTCCTTCCGCGTCCCCGAGAACGCGGTTCACGAGTACCTCCGCGAGAGTTATGTGGGGGTGGAGACGGCCTGA
- a CDS encoding phosphatase — protein sequence MLSTGALRAHLLAARLAGPVATSREESLRSYRLFAARDPRVLIGIDPEWSWNERDLIGLMADKCGVSGDPRHTSGHDVIDPERTLVALDAFAERLEAVAQRKGAVLLGTGHPHRLLGFYAAVADALSAAGCTVLTPAHGRCVDITTRFGLRTYNLDYVRGVALVREPEAKSSGCETGAHSHSPLPVRTVLAAAAESGGLLPELVVGDHGWVCGAGQLGFEAIGLADTDDPALFVGEAEGAVSVVVPLDDAVRSDYYRPLTRYVLNRACLSQ from the coding sequence GTGTTGAGCACCGGTGCCCTCCGCGCCCATCTGCTGGCCGCTCGCCTGGCCGGGCCCGTGGCCACCTCCCGGGAGGAGAGTCTGCGGAGTTATCGGTTGTTCGCGGCTCGCGATCCGAGGGTGCTTATCGGAATCGATCCCGAGTGGTCGTGGAATGAACGGGATTTGATCGGTCTCATGGCCGACAAGTGCGGAGTTTCGGGCGATCCGCGGCACACAAGTGGCCATGATGTGATCGATCCTGAGCGAACCCTCGTCGCGCTCGACGCCTTCGCGGAGCGGCTCGAGGCAGTTGCCCAGCGCAAGGGGGCCGTGCTCCTCGGCACCGGCCATCCGCACCGACTGCTCGGCTTCTACGCCGCCGTCGCGGACGCCCTCTCGGCGGCGGGATGTACCGTCCTCACCCCTGCGCATGGTCGCTGTGTCGACATAACGACCCGGTTCGGTCTACGCACGTACAACCTTGACTACGTACGAGGAGTCGCGCTCGTGCGGGAACCCGAGGCGAAGAGCTCCGGTTGTGAGACCGGCGCACACTCGCATTCACCGCTCCCGGTTCGTACCGTGCTGGCGGCCGCGGCGGAGAGCGGCGGGCTGCTTCCCGAGCTCGTGGTCGGGGATCACGGTTGGGTCTGCGGAGCAGGTCAGCTGGGGTTTGAGGCCATTGGGCTCGCGGATACGGATGACCCCGCGCTCTTTGTGGGGGAGGCCGAGGGGGCCGTGTCCGTCGTCGTTCCACTTGATGACGCTGTGCGGTCTGATTACTACCGGCCGCTGACCCGCTACGTACTCAATCGAGCGTGTCTGTCACAGTAG
- a CDS encoding acetoin utilization protein AcuC, translating to MSGRAQLMWDEAVTGYDFGPDHPMDPVRLDLTRRLVDAFGLDRDVEVVSAKAAGESTLRLVHREDYVEAVKAASVDPEAADQSYGLGTMDDPAFPRMHDVSALIAGQSVGAAEAVWRGQALHAVNFAGGLHHAMPGGASGFCIYNDASLAIARLLELGAERVAYVDVDVHHGDGVQAAFWEDPRVLTISLHEHPRTLFPQTGWPEETGADSAEGSAVNVALPAGTGDAGWLRAFHAVVPELIADFRPDVLVTQHGADTHFEDPLAHLAVSLDAQRAVQVACHELAHEYAGGKWIALGGGGYAVVDVVPRSWTHLVGIAAGRPVEPEAMIPEGWRQEVFARTRQLAPARMTDGRWPVAYAEWDAGYDPADRLDQAVLATRRAVFPLRGLLA from the coding sequence ATGAGCGGCCGCGCACAGCTGATGTGGGACGAGGCAGTAACGGGCTATGACTTCGGTCCGGACCATCCGATGGATCCGGTCCGGCTCGACCTGACCCGGCGACTGGTGGATGCCTTCGGACTGGACCGGGACGTGGAGGTCGTGTCCGCGAAGGCGGCGGGCGAGTCGACCTTGCGGCTCGTGCACCGGGAGGACTACGTCGAGGCCGTGAAGGCGGCTTCCGTGGACCCGGAGGCGGCCGACCAGTCGTACGGGCTGGGGACCATGGACGATCCGGCCTTCCCGCGCATGCACGACGTGTCCGCGCTGATCGCCGGGCAGTCGGTGGGGGCGGCGGAGGCCGTGTGGCGGGGGCAGGCGCTGCATGCGGTGAACTTCGCGGGTGGGCTCCATCATGCGATGCCCGGCGGCGCCTCGGGGTTCTGTATCTACAACGACGCCTCGCTCGCCATCGCGCGGCTGCTGGAGCTGGGGGCCGAACGGGTCGCCTATGTGGATGTCGACGTGCATCACGGGGACGGGGTGCAGGCGGCGTTCTGGGAGGATCCCCGGGTTCTGACGATCTCGTTGCACGAGCATCCTCGGACGTTGTTTCCGCAGACCGGATGGCCGGAGGAGACGGGGGCGGACTCCGCCGAGGGCAGCGCCGTGAATGTGGCGTTGCCGGCGGGGACCGGGGACGCGGGGTGGTTGCGGGCGTTCCATGCGGTGGTGCCGGAGCTGATCGCCGACTTCCGGCCGGATGTGCTGGTGACGCAGCACGGCGCCGATACGCACTTCGAGGATCCGCTGGCTCATCTCGCGGTGTCGTTGGATGCGCAGCGGGCTGTGCAGGTGGCGTGTCATGAGCTGGCGCACGAGTACGCCGGGGGGAAGTGGATCGCGCTCGGGGGCGGGGGGTACGCCGTGGTGGATGTCGTGCCCCGGTCCTGGACGCATCTGGTGGGGATCGCCGCGGGGCGGCCGGTCGAGCCCGAGGCGATGATTCCCGAGGGGTGGCGGCAGGAAGTGTTCGCCCGGACCCGGCAGTTGGCGCCGGCGCGGATGACGGACGGCCGGTGGCCGGTGGCCTATGCGGAGTGGGATGCGGGGTACGACCCCGCGGATCGGCTGGATCAGGCTGTGCTGGCCACTCGGCGGGCGGTGTTCCCGTTGCGGGGCTTGCTGGCGTAG
- a CDS encoding MFS transporter translates to MTDVLRRGRASLAFSFFAQGVAFALLVTRIPAIQDRYGVSDALLPAFLAAVPILAGVGSVSTEHLVKRIRPSRLLRFAQPVVLLALLGVGAGDSTFELGVSLGAFGLAVGMLDASMNMLGVSLQRAYGRSIMLSFHAVFSLGGIAGASLAWVGAHWHLALFVSYLPVVVVLLPLCLVGSRWYVDGGATAVEEKAQGGQPVVFKLLLPLCLVMTFAYIGDSTVSNWSAKYLDDVLGSSEQLATVPYNVYMVTTLIGRTIGDFGVRRFGAATVVRLGSLVAAGGFAVVAVAPGPWVGMLGFTLLGLGLCVLVPQTFAAAGRLFPGASDAAVARLNVFNYVGFLVGSPLVGALGDAWSYRGAMLVPMVLVLVTLVYAKSFEAQPDRYGGGHERPRTADVGRGSNGL, encoded by the coding sequence ATGACAGATGTGCTGCGGCGCGGTAGGGCCTCGCTGGCGTTCAGCTTCTTCGCGCAAGGTGTCGCCTTTGCTCTGCTGGTGACGCGGATCCCCGCCATCCAGGACCGGTACGGCGTCTCCGACGCGCTGCTGCCGGCTTTCCTGGCCGCCGTGCCGATCCTCGCCGGGGTCGGGAGCGTCTCGACCGAGCACCTGGTGAAGCGGATCCGGCCCAGCCGGCTGCTGCGATTCGCCCAGCCGGTCGTGCTCCTGGCGCTGCTCGGGGTGGGGGCCGGGGACTCGACGTTCGAGCTGGGCGTCTCGCTCGGCGCCTTCGGGCTCGCCGTGGGCATGCTCGACGCGTCCATGAACATGCTCGGGGTGAGCCTGCAGCGGGCGTACGGGCGCAGCATCATGCTGAGCTTCCACGCGGTGTTCAGTCTCGGCGGGATAGCCGGGGCCTCGCTCGCCTGGGTGGGGGCGCACTGGCATCTCGCGCTGTTCGTGTCCTATCTGCCGGTCGTGGTCGTGCTGTTGCCGCTGTGCCTGGTGGGGAGTCGGTGGTACGTCGACGGGGGCGCCACCGCCGTGGAGGAGAAGGCACAGGGCGGGCAGCCGGTGGTCTTCAAGCTGCTGCTGCCGCTGTGTCTGGTGATGACCTTCGCGTACATCGGGGACTCCACCGTCTCCAACTGGAGTGCGAAGTACCTGGACGATGTGCTGGGGAGTTCGGAGCAGCTGGCCACCGTGCCGTACAACGTGTACATGGTGACCACGCTCATCGGGCGGACCATCGGGGACTTCGGGGTGCGGCGGTTCGGGGCCGCGACGGTCGTACGGCTGGGGTCGCTGGTGGCGGCCGGGGGGTTCGCGGTGGTGGCCGTGGCGCCCGGACCGTGGGTCGGGATGCTCGGGTTCACGCTGCTGGGGCTGGGGTTGTGTGTGCTGGTGCCGCAGACCTTCGCGGCGGCGGGGCGGTTGTTCCCGGGGGCGTCGGATGCTGCGGTCGCCCGGCTCAATGTCTTCAATTACGTGGGATTCCTGGTCGGTTCGCCGTTGGTGGGGGCCTTGGGGGACGCGTGGAGCTATCGCGGGGCCATGCTCGTGCCGATGGTGTTGGTGCTGGTGACGCTGGTGTACGCCAAGTCGTTCGAGGCTCAACCGGACCGATACGGTGGCGGGCATGAGCGGCCGCGCACAGCTGATGTGGGACGAGGCAGTAACGGGCTATGA
- a CDS encoding VC0807 family protein, with the protein MTTKTNSKRANLVPLIVDVAVPIGAYYLLKEGLGTSTLMALGLSSVVPAVRTGWSVVKERAVNGLAALILVVNVVGLLLSLVAGDPRVMLAKDSGVSSVIGIGILVSVALGRPMMTAGMKPWLVKGIAEREAAWARLQEGSADFRRAERRFSVVWGVVLLAECVLRVVGAYTLPVDTMVWLGSVVMIVAMAVAFLVSGAVGAGPMARMLCAETKAGAVSRPEVALAR; encoded by the coding sequence ATGACGACGAAGACGAACTCGAAGCGCGCGAACCTGGTTCCTCTGATCGTGGACGTGGCTGTGCCGATCGGGGCGTACTACCTGCTCAAGGAAGGGCTCGGGACGAGCACGCTGATGGCGCTGGGCCTCAGCAGTGTCGTGCCCGCGGTGCGGACCGGCTGGAGTGTGGTGAAGGAGCGAGCGGTCAACGGTCTCGCCGCGCTCATCCTCGTCGTCAATGTCGTGGGGCTGCTGCTCAGCCTCGTCGCCGGCGACCCGCGGGTGATGCTCGCCAAGGACAGCGGGGTCAGCAGTGTGATCGGGATCGGCATCCTCGTCTCCGTCGCGCTCGGGAGGCCGATGATGACCGCGGGGATGAAACCCTGGCTGGTGAAGGGGATCGCGGAGCGGGAGGCCGCCTGGGCGCGGCTCCAGGAAGGGTCGGCGGACTTCCGGCGGGCCGAGCGGCGGTTCTCCGTGGTGTGGGGGGTCGTTCTGCTCGCGGAGTGCGTGCTGCGGGTCGTGGGGGCCTACACGCTGCCCGTGGACACGATGGTCTGGCTCGGGTCCGTCGTCATGATCGTGGCAATGGCGGTGGCCTTCCTGGTCAGCGGGGCGGTGGGCGCCGGACCCATGGCCCGGATGCTGTGCGCCGAGACGAAGGCGGGGGCCGTATCGAGGCCCGAGGTCGCCCTCGCCCGATAA
- a CDS encoding HAD family hydrolase, whose product MRYDLVIFDNDGVLVDSEPISNRHLAAYLTELGHPTSYEDSIRDYMGSAMHRIHDLVLERTGRPLPEDFDDVFHARVFAAFERELQPVAGIAGVLEKLAADGVPYCVASSGSHERIRVGHRATGLDRWFADERIFSSQDVGRGKPAPDLFLYAAERMGVEPGRCVVVEDSPLGVQAAVAAGMDVYGFTAMTPATRLAGATQLFSDMGELADLLV is encoded by the coding sequence ATGCGCTACGACCTCGTCATCTTCGACAACGACGGTGTTCTCGTCGACAGTGAGCCGATTTCCAATCGGCATCTCGCCGCGTATCTGACGGAGCTCGGGCACCCGACCTCCTACGAGGACTCCATCCGTGACTACATGGGCTCCGCCATGCACCGGATCCACGACCTCGTCCTCGAACGGACCGGGCGGCCGTTGCCGGAGGACTTCGACGACGTCTTCCATGCCCGGGTGTTCGCCGCGTTCGAGCGGGAGTTGCAGCCGGTGGCCGGCATAGCGGGCGTACTGGAGAAGCTGGCGGCGGACGGGGTGCCGTACTGCGTCGCGTCCTCCGGGAGCCATGAGCGGATCCGGGTGGGGCATCGGGCGACCGGGCTCGACCGGTGGTTCGCGGACGAGCGGATCTTCAGTTCGCAGGATGTGGGGCGGGGGAAGCCGGCGCCGGATCTGTTCCTGTACGCCGCCGAGCGGATGGGAGTCGAGCCCGGGCGGTGTGTCGTGGTCGAGGACAGTCCGCTGGGCGTGCAGGCGGCTGTCGCGGCCGGGATGGACGTGTACGGCTTCACCGCCATGACGCCTGCCACCAGGTTGGCGGGTGCCACCCAACTCTTCTCCGACATGGGGGAGTTGGCGGACCTGCTCGTCTGA